tcgaaAACCACGGTTAACTCATACAAGCTTTTTCCTCAGAATCTCTGCAGCACAGGCCCAGGCAGCCGCTCACCCACACCCCGAAacctcccatcatgcacctcGGTCCTGTATTTTGAGGGGCTTGTTATCATCACCACAGCGGTTTGTAATGCCAGGTTTTCTGTTCAGGTCCTATAAGCTTGAAGTTAAGGGATCAAATCGGGGGGGAGGAATTAAAACGTGCACACGACTTAAAGTGACCCACGTCAGCATGAAGAGCCAAAGAGCGCACACGTTCCAGACAGTAAACAGGGGTCTATTTTATTTTGAACGAGTCTTTTAATTAATGCATTTCAAGTACTCCAAAAAATTACATCTCTTTGCACAATAcaattttgagctttttttctcgtttttttttttttttttttttttttagtaaaaatgTTCAAAGTGAACAAAAATTTCCGATACTGTataaaacacagtgaacatTAAAATCAGACAGTAGTATTACTTTTTAATCGTGTGTTCTTTCGGCCTACATCACCtacgacatttttttttttttcaactcaatttggacatttttttcagtgcacGTTTATCTAAAAACTTTACCAAGACTacgaaattaaaaagaaaaggaaatttACAGGCGTTATTCTTCTGCTCGTCTACCCAAACCATGCCACAGGGtaacaaagacaaaaatgagAATGTAACATTGACTCCATCACACTGAACTGTTTTTAAACCATGGATGATggcggaggaaaaaaaaagtatcagaaGCAAACTCCAGTTCAACTAGCACATATAAGAACATAAATAACTTAGAAGAGAGGAAAGTTTTGTCACATATGAACATCTTTGAACAACTTACTCTGGAATTAGaatacaaaaaaatcaaacagatgtatcaaaatgtaatttctccattttcaaatgaaatgcaaattactttttctgttatttttttttttttttcattttcgttTTTCGAAGTACTGTACAAGTTTACAGGTAGACGCTCCGGGCCCGGCGGCTGTGTCGCGGGGCCCCGGGAGGCCAAAATTTAAAAAGAGCTCCGTTTTGTACAGACATGAGAAGTTCTGCCGACCGTCCGATTCGTCCGCCGTGCGAAATAAAGTGTGACAtgtgaggttttcttttttttttttcctttttttcctttttgtttgttgtccCCTCCAGAGCACATGTGATTAACGGTGTCCAGTTTAAGATACTAGCTGTGATTATTACTGCATGCATTAAAAAAGTAACGATGCGAGGAGAACACAAAGCGAGAGCACGGGGGAAACGCGACGCGCCTGTCGCCtcggtgctttttttttcccaccctcATGCAAAAGTAGAGTGAAAAACGCTTTGCACAGCAAATAACTcacatgggtttttttttttcctttttgttcaaTATGCCGTGATCACATTACCTCTCGGTTAGTGTTTAaggtattttcaaaaaaaatgcCCCTTTTCTCGTAGCCAAAAGAGGAACACCTGAGGTCGAACAATCccacaggaaaataaaaatgaacaaaataaaaacaaaaacaaaacaacaaacacaaacaaagcaaTCACATCTCCTTCCTTTCATTCAGCTGAAGTGGCTTCAGAAACGCTCCAGgtgcttcctgtgtttcatgaaaCCTGTGCACAGAGATCAGCTTTCGGGgttggggggggttggggggggggggtgtttatGGCACGCCGATGTAAACGCAGAACCGAGGCCCGTTGCTCATGAGCTCTTAAGGGGAATCAGTCTGGGATGAGATCTGACCCAGGAGAGAACTGCTGGTTTGATTTAAATGGCTGAAACGAAACCGACCGAAGCAGCCGCCTGTCTTCCTGTGGaagtggtgaaaacacacacacacacacgcgcgcgcacacacacactgctgcgtCACACTGCTCTCCCCAGCTGCTTCAAGACAAACATTGATAGCTGTCAAAAAGTAAATAAGTGTTGAGTGACATACAAACATTACAGACCTTGGTCAATTAATAGTCACATTTAATAAATGTGTCTGCATGCCCACATTGAAAAGTTCTTAGTTTTGCTATCTGAAGAATAATAGAATGATTTAATCTTacatttgtttccttttttttaaattttttttttaagtcatttttaaaaatttatttCCACACTCATGTAAACTAACTCTGTAACATGATACGCTCTCACTTCTACACTAAACCACAGCAGCCTTCACTTTCCCTGGTCTTCATATCGTAACAGGTAGACTCATCTTCAGCTTCAGTTAGTGGTTATTCATTCTTCATTatcgaaaggaaaaaaatcagtaaaaagACAGTAAATGTACCAAACTAGGTGATCCTCCCTGCAATACCTCATCTAGGTTGATACACAGCAAAGCAAATtagagaagaaggaggaaaaaaaaaaagatggaaaaagggAGCTTGAACCAAGAAGGCCTGAAAAATGGGATATGGCGACCTTgtagttcaaaaaaaaaaaaaaaaaaaatcaaaaaatctaGCGACCTATCAAAAGTGAGAGAGATCCACCTGATTGGACCGCGAGAAGAACCCGATGGCGTCGAATCCTCGTCCGCAACGTCCAAAGGAGCTCGTCACAAACCATCATTCCTTCATTTATGTGTTAAGAATCCTGAGAGCACTAAccgaaaaaaaaattcaaaaaaagaaaaacaaaaaaaaaaattaaagaggaaaaaaagtgaagaattACACAATTTACAGTAGAAGAAATAGTTTGTTTTCACTTATGATACACTAAGTATTTACAGTCACATGCAGAGAACTGTCTGCATGAGAGACCGGAGCCTGTGTCTTTTGCCGTTTTGACATGTGTGTAAATCACAAAAAAGTGCCGCAAATCCCCACTGAGTGTCTCTCATTCCTGGCTAGGATggcgaaaaaaaacaaaacaagaaaaaagaaaaagaaaaaaaattaaaaatagcaCAGAACAATTCACCAGCAGCCACGGGCTTGTCACTCAAGAAGACattgcaataaaacaaaaaaaaaaacccatcacaGAATGTACTAAAGCTACACATGATTCCTTAACTCCTTGGcactccttaaaaaaaaaaaaaaagaagaaaaaaaaaagtaagatgGAAAAAAGATGCTAGATCGCACTGCATTGGAAATGGCTGATGGTCGAGTCCACTCCACAAAGAGCCAATCGAGTTGCTAGGTTagcgttttctctttttcacgTGTCTGTTTTCGTCTGCCGATGGTGAATGTGATCATGACTAACAACCATGTCAGGCTTTTCTTTGGATGGAGTGACGCTTTTGTTTCCCACTGTAGGCACAAGGAGGAGCCAAGGCattgggggggtggggaggaggggggtgggtcTGCGGGTTTTCGGGGACTCAGCGTCTCATCTGGCCCATCTGATAGTTCTCTCTGGGCTGACGGTGGTGCCTCTGGGGCTGCGCCTGCCGCTGCGGCTGCCGCTGGGCTTGCCGCTGGCCGCCGTGGCCGCCGTGTCCTCCGTGGCCGCCGTGGCCGTGCTGGTGCGCGTGCTGGGACTGGTGCTGCACCTGGGAGTTGGCGTGCTGCTGCGCTCGCCGCCGCTTCAAAGTACCTGGAGGTGGGGGGAGAGGCGAGTTACCCGagcctcaaaacaaaacaagcaaactcaAAGTTCTCTGAGAGACGCGTCCCTGGACTCACCTGGAAGAGGTTTGGGCGGGGGCAGTTTGGGGTTGCTGCTCGGCGTGTGCACGCTACAAATCTTGATGAAGCCCGCCATGAGCATGATGAGAGCAATGCCCATCAACAGCACCGCCCACCAGTGTGCCTGGAAGGAAGATCAAACTCAAATCAAACACAATCTGGAAAAAGAACCCTCAGTTTCACACTGTCTCGACACGTTGAAGGAGTCCACACGTACCACGATCCACTCCGCGATGTTTTCGTAGAGCTCTGGGTTGAAGATGGCCTTCTTTAGCCTGGCCAGCGGCCCGTCCGCGTCCACCAGCCGGCACTTCATGAACACGTCGCAGTAGCCCTTGAAGTCGTTGCAGGGCGAGCCGGCCGGCAGCGTGGTCACTTTCTTATTGAAGAATCGAGCCAGGCGCTCCGAGCCGGTGCTGCTGCACGTGTTGGGATTCACTGCGGACGCAAAGCACGACAAACGGCCGACTCGGTTCAAACGAAGGAGCACGGAGTCTCCGGTGCATGTTATTAATAACAAACGCTACTGGACAgcaggggggcggcggcggcgaatgACTCACTCTTCTCCATGCAGCACACGTGGCAGAGCTCGGTCTCGTCCTTGCCGTCCTGGCTGGCGCAGGTGCACGCCTCCAGCCCGTACTTCTCGCAGATGGAGCCGGAGCAGCCCTGCGGGGAGGAAAGGGACCGATCAGACACTGTCTGGTGTGAGCGCGAGGTCGCTACGGCGACCCAGACGCGCCGCCGCCGGACGCTCACCCCGTTGAGGCAGACTTGGGTCTCCCCGTGGCAGGCGGTGAAGTTGGCCTTGGGTTCCGACGTGGGGCACTGCGGGCTGACGCCGTTGCACATGCCCTGGTGGGCGCACTCCGACTCCTCCCTGCACTTCTCGTTTCGGCCCTTGTAGGAGCACTCGGCGGTGCAGCAGGGGCCCTGGCTGGGACTGCAGGCAGACGGCGGGGGGGGAGCGTTAAAGCCACGGATCCGCGTTACGTAACGAAACGCACGCCGAGGGAGGACATTTCCACCTACCTGCAGACTTTGTTGGGCTTCAGTTTGCACTTCTTGTTGTCGGGCTGGTTGGCGTCGTAGCAGCACTGGTCCCTGCACTGATCGCTGTAGCCACAGTCACACTCCTCCCCGGGCTCCACCAGGCCGTTCCCACAGATGGGCTGGCCAGACTCTGTTTCATGGAGAAAGCGCAGTTATGGCTCTACTGAGCGCCTCcagcacagagcagctccaTTTCACTCATTATCCGCTCATCATTTATACATGAAGGATGCAATTTGatgggaaataaaaagaaattaaaactcATCCACCTCTTAGGGAATATAAATGGAATGAAACTCTacaatgaaaacacacctcGAGTTAAGAAAAACTGCTTTCAGAGCTCTTACTAGCTGCTTGCTGACtttagcacaaaaaaaaaaaaaaaaaaatgaccacaatTTGCCTGATAGCAGAGgaaaagctgcagcagatgtttcaATTTGCAAAGAAACTTAAGCCTGGGATAAAAACTCTCCATCCGCAAACAAGACAGTGAAACGTACCGACGAAACAGTTGCTCCTTTTCTTCTCCAACACTTGGCTGATGTTGCGAATGCTACAGATGGAGAACTTATTGTTGTTGAGCTTGTCTCCCGACGTGGCTCTTGCATACATGATATAATTGCCCTTCTCCTTCTTGTCTTGGCTTTTGGATTCTCCCGGGGTGCACTCAGATCCAGAGTCATGCTGGCAGCGAGAAAGaaacagggaaagaaaaaaaaagaaaaaaaagtgaggttaaaagaggaaaagatAAAGCACGCGGGGTCTAATACATTCCTTCTCACTGAGCGTTAACATCTAAGACACTCACCGGGG
Above is a window of Salarias fasciatus chromosome 7, fSalaFa1.1, whole genome shotgun sequence DNA encoding:
- the LOC115391216 gene encoding disintegrin and metalloproteinase domain-containing protein 10-like → MDLSHMLLLKVFLFAYLLNPTQGHYRNPLNKYIRHYEGLSYSTEVLHGSHQRAKRALSHEDKFLHLDFHAHGRHFNLRMKRDTTLFTPDLKVDVSGEEIPFDTSHIYTGEIYGEKGTLTHGSIVDGRFEGFIQSYHGNYYVEPAERYLEGKNVPFHSVIYHEDDIHYPHKYGPEGGCADSSVFERMKKYQASAMEEPSKELHTEAGVNEPVLLRRRRMAQVEKNTCQLFIQTDHLFYKYYKTREAVIAQISSHVKAIDAIYQGTDFMGIRNISFMVKRIRINTTNDERDRSNPFRFANIGVEKFLELNSEQNHDDYCLAYVFTDRDFDDGVLGLAWVGAPSGSSGGICEKSKLYSDGKKKSLNTGIITVQNYASHVPPKVSHITFAHEVGHNFGSPHDSGSECTPGESKSQDKKEKGNYIMYARATSGDKLNNNKFSICSIRNISQVLEKKRSNCFVESGQPICGNGLVEPGEECDCGYSDQCRDQCCYDANQPDNKKCKLKPNKVCSPSQGPCCTAECSYKGRNEKCREESECAHQGMCNGVSPQCPTSEPKANFTACHGETQVCLNGGCSGSICEKYGLEACTCASQDGKDETELCHVCCMEKMNPNTCSSTGSERLARFFNKKVTTLPAGSPCNDFKGYCDVFMKCRLVDADGPLARLKKAIFNPELYENIAEWIVAHWWAVLLMGIALIMLMAGFIKICSVHTPSSNPKLPPPKPLPGTLKRRRAQQHANSQVQHQSQHAHQHGHGGHGGHGGHGGQRQAQRQPQRQAQPQRHHRQPRENYQMGQMRR